A single region of the Hoeflea prorocentri genome encodes:
- a CDS encoding adenylate/guanylate cyclase domain-containing protein, whose product MADSTLIKGIGEWLIDQALSEPDIVEMFDAVCQRLYAAGVPLGRARLSWPTLHPLFQAETVLWERGKPPELEQFRHQEEESEDYLASPMHFMFEHNVYVLRRKLQGPDKLVDFPILEDLIEQGMTDYLTIATSFDSTADEMHQKLFGILAAWTSDRPGGFTENDVAALQKIQRRMAVACKAAIQSRIAGNIVETYLGRQAGRQVLDGAIKRGDGQQTQAVVWLSDLRESTALADTMAADAYFDLLNDYYECTAGAAIKHGGEVLDFIGDAVLAIFPYRSEREFKRAASAATKALRDAFSLRIDVNAKRQENGRVPIRFGIGLNTGTVMFGNIGVEERLTFSVIGPTVNEVSRIETLTKAINANALVTRKIADSEPGQWESTGRHRLAGVSQEIELFAPKGPEKPAAAPDLDAGDDKITVRH is encoded by the coding sequence ATGGCTGACAGCACACTGATTAAAGGCATCGGCGAATGGCTGATCGACCAGGCTCTGAGCGAGCCTGATATCGTCGAGATGTTCGATGCTGTCTGCCAGCGGCTTTACGCGGCCGGCGTGCCGCTGGGGCGCGCACGCCTGTCCTGGCCGACCCTGCATCCGCTTTTTCAGGCCGAAACGGTTTTGTGGGAACGCGGCAAGCCTCCAGAGCTCGAGCAATTCAGGCACCAGGAAGAAGAGTCTGAGGATTATCTCGCGAGCCCGATGCATTTCATGTTCGAGCACAATGTCTATGTCCTGCGCCGCAAGCTGCAAGGACCGGACAAGCTCGTGGACTTCCCGATCCTTGAGGACCTGATCGAACAGGGCATGACGGACTATCTGACCATCGCAACGTCCTTCGACAGCACTGCCGATGAAATGCATCAGAAATTGTTCGGCATTCTGGCGGCCTGGACGTCGGACAGGCCCGGCGGCTTTACCGAGAACGATGTTGCGGCTCTGCAGAAAATCCAGCGCCGTATGGCCGTTGCCTGCAAGGCGGCCATTCAGTCGCGCATCGCCGGCAATATCGTCGAGACTTATCTTGGCCGGCAGGCCGGCAGACAGGTGCTTGACGGCGCCATCAAGCGCGGCGACGGCCAGCAGACGCAAGCGGTTGTATGGCTGTCGGATCTGCGCGAGTCGACGGCGCTCGCCGATACAATGGCTGCCGACGCCTATTTCGACCTGCTTAACGACTATTACGAGTGCACAGCGGGTGCGGCCATCAAACATGGCGGCGAGGTCCTCGATTTCATCGGCGATGCTGTGCTGGCGATCTTCCCATACCGAAGCGAACGGGAATTCAAACGGGCCGCCTCTGCGGCGACGAAGGCGCTGCGTGACGCGTTTTCTTTGCGTATCGACGTCAACGCGAAACGCCAGGAAAACGGCCGTGTGCCAATTCGCTTCGGCATCGGCCTCAACACCGGAACGGTCATGTTCGGCAATATCGGTGTGGAGGAACGCCTGACCTTTTCTGTGATTGGCCCGACCGTCAATGAGGTGTCGCGTATCGAAACCCTGACCAAGGCGATCAACGCAAATGCCCTGGTCACCAGGAAAATCGCTGATAGTGAACCCGGCCAATGGGAATCGACCGGCAGACATCGGCTCGCCGGTGTCTCACAGGAAATCGAGCTGTTTGCACCCAAAGGACCGGAAAAGCCGGCCGCGGCGCCGGACCTTGATGCCGGTGATGACAAGATAACGGTCCGGCACTGA
- a CDS encoding LysE family translocator codes for MSLEYLITSLIVILLPGTGVIYTLAFGLSRGWRASVLAAFGCTLGIVPHIAASIVGLAALLHTSALAFQIVKYLGVAYLIYMAYGVLREGGALDVKPEKSSSSAPKIIVSGFLLNILNPKLSLFFLAFLPQFVPAGAANATAQMLVLAAIFMALTFVVFVGYGAFASATRRHVISRPAVMRWLKRGFAGAFGALGLRLALAER; via the coding sequence ATGTCGCTCGAATACCTCATCACGTCGCTGATCGTCATCCTGCTGCCGGGAACGGGCGTCATTTACACGCTCGCCTTCGGCCTTTCACGGGGATGGCGCGCCAGCGTGCTGGCGGCGTTCGGCTGTACGCTCGGCATCGTGCCGCATATCGCCGCCAGCATCGTTGGCCTTGCAGCGCTGCTTCATACCAGCGCGCTTGCATTCCAGATCGTGAAATATCTGGGCGTCGCCTATCTCATCTACATGGCCTACGGAGTCTTGCGCGAGGGCGGGGCGCTTGATGTGAAGCCGGAGAAGTCGTCTTCATCCGCGCCGAAGATCATCGTCAGCGGCTTCCTGTTGAACATCCTCAATCCGAAACTGTCGCTGTTCTTCCTTGCTTTCCTGCCGCAATTCGTGCCCGCGGGCGCTGCAAACGCGACGGCGCAAATGCTGGTGCTGGCCGCGATCTTCATGGCGCTCACCTTTGTTGTTTTTGTCGGGTACGGCGCTTTTGCCTCGGCAACCCGCCGGCATGTCATATCGAGGCCGGCTGTGATGCGCTGGCTCAAGCGCGGTTTTGCCGGCGCCTTCGGAGCACTCGGTCTGCGTCTCGCCTTGGCTGAGAGGTGA
- a CDS encoding ABC transporter ATP-binding protein — protein sequence MLKKTDASDLQVAEPDSARPDPRDSFFAVRDIHAYYGESYIVQGISLDLNEGEILALLGRNGAGKTSTLRTIARVDDPQLRTGEIWLGGESLHDKQSYQAAQLGVQLVPEDRRIIGGLTVEENLMLSQVAEPLGWELERIYEHFPRLAERRAQMGTTLSGGEQQMLAVARALARDVKLLLLDEPYEGLAPVIVQEIEKIVRQIKELGITTIIVEQNAVAALKLADKAVIVDMGEVVYSGIAQDVLNDEDLRNEYLAI from the coding sequence ATGCTGAAGAAAACCGACGCAAGCGACCTGCAGGTCGCCGAGCCCGACAGCGCCCGTCCCGACCCGCGCGATTCGTTTTTCGCCGTGCGCGATATCCACGCCTATTACGGCGAATCCTACATCGTTCAGGGCATTTCGCTCGATCTCAACGAGGGTGAAATCCTGGCGTTGCTTGGCCGCAACGGCGCCGGCAAGACCTCAACGCTGAGGACAATTGCCCGTGTTGACGATCCGCAACTGCGAACCGGCGAGATCTGGCTCGGCGGCGAGAGCCTGCATGACAAGCAGTCCTATCAGGCCGCACAGTTGGGCGTTCAACTCGTGCCGGAAGACAGGCGCATCATCGGCGGCCTGACAGTCGAGGAAAACCTGATGCTGTCACAGGTGGCGGAGCCGCTTGGATGGGAGCTGGAACGCATCTACGAACATTTCCCGCGCCTTGCCGAACGCCGCGCCCAGATGGGCACCACGCTGTCCGGCGGCGAGCAGCAGATGCTGGCCGTTGCCCGTGCCCTTGCGCGCGATGTGAAGCTGCTTCTTCTCGATGAGCCCTATGAGGGTCTGGCGCCCGTGATCGTTCAGGAAATCGAAAAGATCGTTCGCCAGATCAAGGAACTCGGCATCACCACGATCATCGTCGAGCAGAACGCGGTTGCCGCGCTCAAGCTTGCCGACAAGGCGGTCATCGTCGATATGGGTGAGGTTGTCTATTCCGGCATCGCGCAGGATGTCCTTAATGACGAGGATCTGCGCAACGAGTACTTGGCCATCTGA
- a CDS encoding ABC transporter ATP-binding protein, giving the protein MTNSVLHVADVHKSFGGLRALSDVDLNVEEGTTHAIIGPNGAGKSTLLNVCVGRIKPDSGHVVFNGEVLDNHTPDEINQLGVSRVFQTPEIFPDLTLLDNVMIPAFASRDGSFKLRPFAKLRHEAAVRDEAEKTLADVGLGVMAEREAASLSRGDKRRLELAMCLIQHPKLLLLDEPTAGMSRHDTNRTVDLLKTIKERGMTKVIIEHDMHVVFSLADRISVLAQGRIIASGTPDEIKGNPKVQEAYLGGAH; this is encoded by the coding sequence ATGACAAACAGTGTTTTGCACGTGGCCGATGTCCACAAGAGCTTCGGCGGCTTAAGAGCCCTCAGCGATGTTGATCTCAACGTGGAAGAAGGAACGACTCACGCGATCATCGGGCCCAACGGTGCCGGCAAGTCGACATTGCTGAATGTGTGTGTCGGCCGGATCAAGCCGGACAGCGGCCATGTCGTGTTCAATGGCGAAGTGCTCGACAACCACACGCCGGACGAAATCAACCAGCTCGGGGTCTCGCGGGTGTTTCAGACACCTGAGATTTTCCCGGACCTGACCCTGCTCGACAATGTGATGATACCGGCTTTTGCCAGCCGTGACGGCTCGTTCAAATTGCGGCCTTTCGCCAAGCTGCGGCACGAGGCAGCGGTTCGAGATGAGGCAGAAAAAACCCTTGCCGATGTCGGGCTCGGTGTCATGGCGGAGCGCGAGGCCGCATCGCTTTCGCGCGGTGACAAACGGCGTCTGGAGCTTGCCATGTGCCTGATCCAGCACCCCAAACTCCTGCTGCTCGACGAGCCGACGGCGGGCATGTCCAGGCACGACACGAACCGCACGGTGGACCTTTTGAAGACCATCAAGGAGCGTGGTATGACTAAGGTGATTATCGAGCACGACATGCATGTGGTGTTTTCGCTGGCTGATCGCATTTCTGTCCTCGCACAGGGTCGGATCATCGCTTCGGGAACACCGGATGAAATCAAAGGCAACCCGAAAGTACAGGAAGCTTATCTTGGTGGAGCGCACTGA
- a CDS encoding branched-chain amino acid ABC transporter permease: MKQMFNREPFALAAFSLVILLMPIWLTPFGANYPDLLQKFAIFAIFAMGFNILFGLTGYLSFGHAAFLGVGSYAAVWSFKLFTMNVLPAIFFGVAFAGLFALVIGYVSLRRSGIYFSILTLAFAQMSYSLAYSVLTPITNGETGLQLTLQDPRILDRLTTEAGDGLPSTTLFGLSMSGYSGFYFCAVVLIICFFITRRIFNSPFGLTLRGIKSNQNRMGYTGFNTRPYTLTAFVISGMFAGLAGSLMAVTDPLAGAERMQWTASGEVVLMTILGGVGTLVGPMIGAWVIKYFENIFSSFNKATLENFYSFLPESLQEIAVSVSGLFVGEGWHLTLGVLFMLIVIFLPGGIMEGWRLLLRRFGGGSGNKSEPAAVAQPAE, translated from the coding sequence ATGAAGCAGATGTTCAACAGGGAACCTTTTGCGCTGGCGGCGTTTTCGCTGGTCATCCTGCTGATGCCGATCTGGCTGACGCCATTCGGCGCCAACTATCCCGACCTGCTGCAGAAGTTCGCGATTTTCGCCATCTTCGCCATGGGCTTCAATATCCTGTTCGGCCTGACCGGGTATCTGTCCTTCGGGCACGCGGCGTTTCTCGGTGTCGGATCCTACGCGGCAGTCTGGTCGTTCAAACTGTTCACGATGAATGTCCTCCCGGCGATCTTTTTCGGCGTCGCTTTTGCGGGCCTTTTCGCCCTTGTCATTGGCTATGTCAGCCTGCGGCGTTCGGGGATTTATTTCTCCATCCTGACTCTGGCCTTCGCGCAAATGTCCTACAGTCTTGCCTATTCGGTGCTGACACCCATCACCAATGGTGAAACCGGCTTGCAGCTGACGCTGCAGGACCCGCGCATCCTCGACCGGCTGACGACGGAGGCCGGTGACGGCCTGCCTTCGACCACGCTGTTCGGACTGTCGATGAGCGGCTATTCCGGCTTTTACTTCTGCGCGGTTGTGCTGATCATCTGCTTCTTCATCACGCGGCGGATTTTCAACTCGCCCTTCGGCCTCACCCTGCGCGGCATCAAGTCCAACCAGAACCGTATGGGCTATACCGGCTTCAACACACGGCCCTACACCCTGACTGCCTTTGTGATCTCCGGCATGTTCGCCGGGCTCGCCGGCTCGCTGATGGCGGTGACCGACCCGCTCGCTGGAGCCGAGCGCATGCAATGGACGGCCTCGGGCGAGGTCGTGCTGATGACCATTCTCGGTGGTGTCGGAACCCTGGTCGGCCCGATGATCGGTGCATGGGTCATCAAATATTTCGAGAACATCTTTTCGTCCTTCAACAAGGCGACGCTGGAAAATTTCTACTCGTTCCTGCCGGAGAGCCTGCAGGAGATCGCGGTATCGGTTTCCGGTCTCTTCGTCGGCGAGGGCTGGCACCTGACACTGGGTGTCCTGTTCATGTTGATCGTCATCTTCCTGCCAGGTGGCATCATGGAAGGCTGGAGGCTGCTTCTGCGCCGCTTTGGCGGCGGGAGCGGTAACAAGTCCGAACCCGCGGCCGTAGCCCAACCGGCCGAATAG
- a CDS encoding branched-chain amino acid ABC transporter permease, giving the protein MDAILLQFLNGLDKGGAYALIALGLTLVFGTLGVVNFAHGALFMLGAFCAVTFNKLLSLEKVVAHPTEKTAWGTPVEIRTPYVEAWLGDFGAFLVNYSVPFSIIVAIPVMLVIGIVMERGLIKHFYKRPHADQILVTFGLAIVLQEIIKHYFGANPIPQAAPAVVAGSADIGAWLGLGDGLVYPWWRLVYFGFAAAVIAAVFAFLQFTTYGMVVRAGMRDSETVGLLGINIQKRFTVVFGIAAVVAGLAGVMYTPILPPDYHMGMDFLVLSFVVVVVGGMGSLPGAVLAGFLLGILQSFASMNAVMSIFPGINQIIIYLVAVVILLTMPRGLLGREGVMEE; this is encoded by the coding sequence ATGGATGCAATTCTGCTGCAATTTCTCAATGGTCTCGACAAGGGCGGCGCCTATGCGCTGATCGCGCTGGGGCTGACGCTGGTGTTCGGAACGCTTGGCGTCGTCAACTTCGCCCATGGCGCGCTGTTCATGCTCGGCGCATTTTGCGCGGTGACCTTCAACAAGCTGCTCAGCCTGGAAAAGGTTGTCGCACATCCGACCGAAAAGACCGCCTGGGGAACGCCGGTTGAAATCAGAACGCCTTATGTTGAAGCGTGGCTGGGCGATTTTGGCGCTTTCCTGGTCAATTATTCGGTTCCCTTCTCGATTATCGTCGCAATCCCGGTGATGCTGGTGATCGGCATCGTCATGGAACGCGGGCTGATCAAACATTTCTACAAGCGGCCTCATGCGGACCAGATCCTCGTTACCTTCGGTCTGGCGATCGTCCTGCAGGAAATCATCAAGCACTATTTCGGTGCCAACCCGATCCCGCAGGCCGCACCTGCCGTTGTTGCCGGCAGCGCTGATATCGGTGCCTGGCTCGGCCTGGGCGACGGCCTCGTCTATCCCTGGTGGCGGCTGGTCTATTTCGGCTTTGCAGCGGCGGTGATCGCCGCGGTCTTCGCCTTCCTGCAGTTCACCACCTACGGCATGGTGGTGCGCGCCGGCATGCGCGACAGCGAAACGGTCGGCCTGCTCGGCATCAATATCCAGAAGCGGTTCACGGTCGTATTCGGTATTGCAGCGGTGGTCGCCGGCCTTGCCGGCGTCATGTACACGCCGATCCTGCCGCCCGACTACCACATGGGCATGGATTTCCTTGTCCTGTCATTTGTCGTCGTTGTGGTCGGCGGCATGGGCTCGCTGCCGGGCGCGGTTCTCGCCGGATTCCTGCTGGGTATCCTTCAGTCATTCGCGTCGATGAATGCCGTCATGAGCATTTTCCCCGGCATCAACCAGATCATCATCTATCTGGTTGCGGTTGTTATCCTGTTGACCATGCCGCGCGGGCTTCTTGGCCGCGAAGGCGTGATGGAGGAATAG
- a CDS encoding substrate-binding protein, whose amino-acid sequence MSKLTMTRRGLLKAGAASGVALAAPLSFVRGAHAESFCNMPTGSTVTLGFNVPQSGPYADEGADELRAYQLAVKHLNGEGDGGLLNTFSSKALKGNGILGKKVEFVTGDTQTKSDAARASAKRMIEKDGAIMITGGSSSGVAVAVQGLCQEMGVIFMAGLTHSNDTTGKDKKRFGFRHFFNAYQSGLALGPILADQLGTDRTAYHLTADYNWGWTQEESIKNTTEGLGWQTANAVRTPLGAGDFSQYLTPVLNSGADVLVLNHYGKDMVNSLTQAVQFGMREKQVNGKDFQIVVPLFSRLMAQGAGENIKGILGTTNWNWSLQDEGSQAFVKSFGQEYGFPPSQAAQTCYVQALLYADACERAGSFEPPAVIEALEGFEFDGMGNGSTLYRAADHQCFKEVLVVKGNEAPSSQFDLLEVVKIVPRDQVTYDASIFGGDLGPSDVRKC is encoded by the coding sequence ATGTCCAAACTAACCATGACACGTCGTGGTCTGCTCAAGGCAGGTGCGGCGTCGGGTGTGGCACTAGCCGCTCCGCTGAGCTTCGTGCGCGGTGCCCATGCGGAAAGCTTCTGCAACATGCCGACAGGCAGCACCGTGACGCTCGGCTTCAACGTGCCGCAATCCGGCCCTTACGCCGATGAGGGCGCGGATGAACTGCGTGCCTATCAACTGGCCGTCAAGCACTTGAACGGTGAAGGCGACGGTGGCCTGCTCAACACGTTCTCTTCAAAAGCACTCAAGGGTAACGGAATTCTTGGCAAGAAGGTCGAGTTCGTCACCGGCGATACCCAAACCAAATCCGATGCCGCCCGCGCATCGGCCAAGCGCATGATCGAAAAGGACGGCGCTATCATGATCACCGGCGGATCATCGTCCGGTGTTGCTGTTGCCGTGCAGGGTCTTTGCCAGGAAATGGGTGTGATCTTCATGGCGGGCCTGACCCACTCCAATGACACGACGGGCAAGGACAAGAAGCGGTTCGGTTTCCGCCACTTCTTCAACGCCTATCAGTCAGGGCTGGCACTTGGACCGATCCTTGCCGATCAGCTCGGCACGGACCGCACAGCCTATCACCTGACGGCTGACTACAACTGGGGCTGGACCCAGGAAGAGTCGATCAAGAACACCACCGAAGGCCTGGGCTGGCAGACGGCAAATGCAGTCCGCACGCCGCTTGGCGCTGGTGACTTCTCGCAGTACCTGACGCCGGTCCTGAACTCCGGTGCCGACGTGCTGGTCCTGAACCACTACGGCAAGGACATGGTCAACTCGCTGACCCAGGCCGTTCAGTTCGGCATGCGCGAGAAACAGGTCAACGGCAAGGACTTCCAGATCGTTGTTCCGCTGTTCTCCCGTCTCATGGCGCAGGGCGCCGGTGAAAACATCAAGGGCATCCTCGGCACCACCAACTGGAACTGGTCGCTGCAGGACGAGGGATCGCAGGCATTCGTCAAGTCCTTCGGTCAGGAGTACGGCTTCCCGCCGTCCCAGGCTGCTCAGACCTGCTACGTCCAGGCACTGCTTTACGCCGATGCTTGCGAGCGCGCCGGTTCCTTTGAACCGCCGGCAGTCATCGAGGCTCTCGAAGGTTTCGAGTTCGACGGCATGGGCAACGGATCGACGCTCTATCGCGCTGCGGACCACCAGTGCTTCAAGGAAGTTCTGGTCGTGAAGGGCAACGAGGCCCCGAGCTCGCAGTTTGACCTGCTTGAAGTCGTCAAGATCGTACCGCGTGACCAGGTCACCTACGATGCGTCCATCTTCGGCGGTGATCTCGGACCGTCCGACGTACGCAAGTGCTAG
- the hemA gene encoding 5-aminolevulinate synthase, translating into MDYRGIFQDAVDQLHAEKRYRVFANLERMVGKFPRAVYRSGGTAREVTVWCSNDYLGMGQNDMVIDALCTAAGKMGSGAGGTRNISGTNHPLVELELELADLHGKEAALVFTSGFISNEASISTIARLLPNCLILSDELNHSSMIEGVKRSGSEKKIFRHNDLDHLEELLRAADPQRAKLIVFESVYSMDGDIAPIEAIADLADKYNAMTYIDEVHAVGMYGSRGGGITDRDGLSDRIDIIEGTLAKAFGALGGYITGSRAVIDAVRSYAPGFIFTTALPPAIAAAATASIRHLKTSQDERTAHQRQAQATKEILSSAGFPVMPSETHIVPLLVGDPELCKMASDRLLDVHGIYIQPINYPTVPRGTERLRITPSPFHDDQLIGELCSALTEVWNTLGIPFATGSDEGTVKSDRIVKLTVSKAGG; encoded by the coding sequence ATGGACTATCGGGGCATTTTTCAAGACGCAGTGGATCAGCTCCACGCGGAAAAACGCTATCGTGTGTTTGCTAATCTCGAACGAATGGTCGGCAAGTTTCCACGCGCTGTCTACCGCTCAGGCGGAACGGCAAGAGAAGTCACGGTGTGGTGCTCCAACGACTATCTCGGCATGGGCCAGAACGACATGGTGATTGACGCCCTGTGTACGGCAGCCGGAAAGATGGGTTCGGGCGCGGGCGGAACACGCAATATATCCGGAACCAACCATCCGCTTGTCGAACTTGAACTTGAACTTGCCGATCTGCACGGCAAGGAAGCCGCGCTGGTGTTCACCTCCGGTTTCATCTCCAATGAAGCCTCGATTTCAACGATCGCGCGGCTTTTGCCCAACTGCCTCATCTTGTCGGACGAACTCAACCATTCCTCAATGATCGAGGGCGTGAAGCGTTCCGGCAGCGAAAAGAAAATATTCCGTCACAACGATCTGGATCACCTTGAAGAACTGCTGCGCGCAGCTGATCCTCAGCGCGCCAAGCTGATCGTGTTCGAATCGGTCTACTCCATGGACGGCGATATCGCCCCCATCGAGGCCATTGCGGATCTCGCCGACAAATACAATGCGATGACCTATATCGATGAAGTCCATGCCGTCGGCATGTATGGATCACGCGGCGGCGGCATTACCGACCGTGACGGCCTGTCCGACCGCATCGATATCATCGAGGGCACTCTGGCAAAGGCGTTCGGCGCGCTTGGCGGATATATCACCGGTTCGCGGGCCGTTATTGACGCCGTGCGCTCCTATGCACCGGGCTTCATATTCACCACCGCCTTGCCGCCGGCGATCGCGGCGGCTGCCACGGCCTCAATCCGCCATCTGAAGACATCACAGGACGAGCGCACCGCGCATCAGCGCCAGGCCCAGGCAACAAAAGAGATTCTTTCCAGTGCCGGTTTTCCGGTGATGCCGTCGGAAACGCATATCGTGCCGCTTCTGGTGGGCGATCCGGAACTGTGCAAGATGGCGTCCGACCGCTTGCTCGACGTTCACGGCATATACATCCAGCCGATCAACTATCCGACCGTTCCGCGCGGAACGGAGCGGTTGCGGATCACGCCGAGCCCGTTCCATGACGATCAGCTTATCGGCGAGTTGTGTTCGGCGCTTACGGAAGTCTGGAATACACTCGGAATACCGTTTGCAACCGGTTCCGACGAAGGCACGGTGAAATCCGACCGGATCGTCAAGCTGACCGTATCGAAGGCAGGCGGCTGA
- a CDS encoding pyridoxal phosphate-dependent aminotransferase translates to MSFLDSLSPQARSVPESEIVAVVNHARLREDVVPLWVGEGDRPTPAFICDATERSLRAGETFYTWQRGIPPLRQALADYYGRHFGTGADPETFFVTGSGMLAIRMSIEAVAAPGDEIIYLSPAWPNIVAALQLSSTRAVGVQLDFTDGGWHLDMDRLAAAIGPRTRALFINTPSNPTGWTANSEELSQILELARKAGIWVIADEIYARFFYSGHRSDSFLDIADENDRIIYVNTFSKNWSMTGWRIGWIKAPAELGQVFENLVQFSTSGVPQFTQQGALAAISQGDDYVEELKEQARRNRDILCDALLSTNRVRLSKPDGTFYAFFAIDGMEDSRAAAYRIVDETGIGLAPGCGFAEGGEAFLRACFLRKQDHVETAADRLSRFISNI, encoded by the coding sequence TTGAGTTTTCTTGATTCATTAAGTCCGCAGGCACGCAGTGTGCCCGAAAGCGAGATCGTTGCAGTCGTCAACCATGCCCGGCTGAGGGAGGATGTCGTTCCACTTTGGGTGGGTGAGGGCGATCGCCCGACACCGGCCTTCATCTGCGACGCGACGGAACGCTCGCTACGCGCAGGCGAAACATTTTATACCTGGCAGCGGGGTATTCCGCCGCTTCGGCAGGCGCTGGCAGATTATTACGGCCGGCACTTTGGCACCGGCGCCGACCCCGAAACATTCTTTGTGACCGGCTCGGGCATGCTGGCTATCAGAATGTCAATCGAGGCGGTGGCGGCGCCCGGTGACGAAATCATCTATCTGTCGCCGGCATGGCCCAATATCGTGGCGGCCCTGCAATTGTCGAGCACCCGCGCGGTTGGCGTGCAACTTGATTTCACCGATGGAGGCTGGCATCTGGATATGGACCGGCTTGCAGCGGCAATCGGGCCAAGGACACGTGCGCTTTTCATCAACACCCCGTCCAATCCAACCGGCTGGACGGCCAACAGCGAAGAGCTCTCCCAGATTCTGGAGTTGGCCCGAAAGGCCGGAATCTGGGTCATCGCCGACGAGATCTATGCGCGCTTCTTCTATTCCGGCCATCGCTCTGACTCCTTTCTGGATATCGCGGACGAGAACGACCGGATCATTTATGTGAATACGTTTTCCAAGAACTGGTCCATGACCGGTTGGCGTATCGGTTGGATCAAGGCGCCGGCGGAACTCGGGCAGGTTTTTGAAAACCTTGTTCAGTTTTCCACCTCGGGCGTTCCTCAGTTCACCCAGCAGGGCGCACTGGCGGCCATAAGCCAGGGAGACGACTATGTCGAAGAACTGAAGGAACAGGCAAGGCGCAATCGCGATATCCTGTGCGACGCGTTGCTTTCGACCAATCGTGTGAGACTTTCAAAGCCGGATGGGACGTTCTACGCCTTCTTCGCGATTGACGGCATGGAAGACAGCCGCGCGGCCGCCTATCGCATTGTCGATGAAACAGGGATCGGTCTTGCTCCCGGATGTGGCTTTGCGGAAGGCGGAGAGGCCTTTTTGCGCGCCTGTTTTCTGCGCAAGCAGGACCATGTGGAGACGGCCGCTGACCGTCTCTCGCGCTTTATCTCGAATATCTAG
- the mscL gene encoding large conductance mechanosensitive channel protein MscL, whose amino-acid sequence MLNEFKEFIAKGNVMDLAVGVIIGGAFGLIVKSLTDDVIMPVVGAIFGGFDFSDFFIPLSSAVTASTLDAAREQGAVLAYGNFITVALNFLILAWIIFLMVKGVNNMRRKEEEKPAAPAAPPADVQLLTEIRDLLKK is encoded by the coding sequence ATGCTGAACGAATTCAAGGAGTTCATTGCCAAGGGCAATGTCATGGATCTTGCTGTCGGGGTCATTATTGGCGGCGCGTTCGGGCTGATCGTGAAATCACTGACCGATGATGTGATTATGCCGGTGGTCGGCGCGATTTTCGGTGGTTTCGATTTCTCCGACTTTTTCATTCCGCTCTCGAGCGCCGTGACCGCATCCACGCTCGATGCGGCGCGGGAGCAGGGCGCGGTGCTTGCCTATGGCAACTTCATAACCGTAGCGCTCAATTTCCTGATTCTCGCCTGGATCATTTTCCTGATGGTCAAGGGCGTGAACAATATGCGGCGCAAGGAGGAAGAAAAGCCTGCCGCTCCGGCCGCGCCGCCCGCTGACGTCCAGCTTCTGACCGAAATTCGCGATCTGCTGAAAAAATAG